One window of Desulfarculus baarsii DSM 2075 genomic DNA carries:
- a CDS encoding polysaccharide deacetylase family protein — protein MIGWLTAGLGLAAAAGLSARYNWWRPRRPGLPVLMYHHVTDELNNTPLPKLRVTTKAFAAQLDLLRAKGYQTVSLAQAMAPDAPANGVVLSFDDGYEDFYSQAWPLLRQRGMSATVFLVAGAIGGDNFWDRPKGEPREPLMDAARIRELAAAGVEFGGHGFGHVAMAGLSQADLARETIGCQEALGAILGQPCRVFSYPYGLYDAPAARAVGQAGFTVACTTRPGMLGPGVDPLAAPRIIVKRSDNLLDLRLKLTRGQSRL, from the coding sequence ATGATCGGCTGGCTGACGGCCGGCCTGGGCCTGGCCGCGGCGGCCGGGCTCTCGGCCCGTTACAACTGGTGGCGGCCCCGGCGGCCGGGCCTGCCGGTGCTGATGTATCATCACGTCACCGACGAGTTGAACAACACGCCGCTGCCCAAGCTGCGCGTGACCACCAAGGCCTTCGCCGCCCAGCTCGATCTGCTGCGGGCCAAGGGCTATCAAACCGTCAGCCTGGCCCAAGCCATGGCCCCCGACGCGCCGGCCAACGGCGTGGTGCTCAGCTTCGACGACGGCTACGAGGATTTTTACAGCCAGGCCTGGCCGCTGCTGCGCCAGCGCGGCATGAGCGCCACGGTCTTTCTGGTGGCCGGGGCCATTGGCGGCGATAATTTCTGGGATCGGCCCAAGGGCGAGCCCCGCGAGCCGCTGATGGACGCCGCGCGCATTCGCGAGCTGGCCGCCGCCGGCGTGGAGTTCGGCGGCCACGGCTTCGGCCACGTGGCCATGGCCGGCCTGAGCCAGGCCGATCTGGCCCGCGAGACCATCGGCTGCCAAGAGGCCCTTGGCGCCATCTTGGGCCAGCCCTGCCGCGTCTTCAGCTACCCCTATGGCCTTTATGACGCCCCGGCCGCCCGGGCCGTGGGCCAGGCCGGCTTCACGGTGGCCTGCACCACCCGGCCGGGCATGCTGGGGCCGGGGGTGGACCCGCTGGCCGCGCCGCGCATCATCGTCAAGCGCTCCGATAATCTTCTGGACCTGCGCCTCAAGCTCACCCGCGGCCAGAGCAGGCTTTAG
- a CDS encoding glycosyltransferase family 2 protein, with the protein MASLTVAIITKNEAANLPRWLAAVGPVADEIVAVDSGSSDATVDLLAQAGAKVCFRQWTGYADQRNHCIDQASGDWVLFLDADEFIDDELAQALNALKNGPPPAEAAFELTYKVFFFGRFLRHGGYYPERHLRLHRRGQARWVARQVHERLEADGPVGRLAGHVHHHSYRTVGDYLARAQRYSAEAAQQMLAAGRRAGPLTVVGHAGWSFFNRYILRLGFLDGYEGYLAARLESLYTLAKYARLRELSRQGRP; encoded by the coding sequence GTGGCCAGCCTGACCGTCGCCATCATCACCAAAAACGAGGCGGCCAACCTGCCCCGCTGGCTGGCCGCCGTCGGGCCCGTGGCCGACGAGATCGTGGCCGTTGATTCAGGCTCCAGCGACGCCACCGTCGATCTGCTGGCCCAGGCCGGGGCCAAGGTTTGCTTTCGCCAGTGGACCGGCTACGCCGACCAGCGCAACCACTGCATCGACCAAGCCAGCGGCGACTGGGTGCTCTTCCTCGACGCCGACGAGTTCATCGACGACGAGCTGGCCCAGGCCCTGAACGCCCTGAAAAACGGCCCGCCGCCGGCCGAGGCCGCCTTTGAGCTGACCTACAAGGTCTTTTTTTTCGGACGCTTTCTGCGCCACGGCGGCTATTATCCCGAGCGCCATCTGCGCCTGCACCGCCGGGGCCAAGCCCGCTGGGTCGCCCGCCAGGTCCACGAGCGCCTGGAGGCCGACGGGCCGGTGGGCCGCCTGGCCGGCCATGTCCACCACCACAGCTACCGGACCGTGGGCGATTATCTGGCCCGGGCCCAGCGCTACAGCGCCGAGGCCGCCCAGCAGATGCTGGCCGCCGGCCGCCGGGCCGGGCCGCTGACCGTGGTCGGCCACGCCGGCTGGAGCTTTTTCAATCGCTACATCTTGCGGCTGGGCTTTTTGGATGGCTACGAGGGCTATCTGGCCGCCCGGCTGGAGAGCCTCTACACCCTGGCCAAATACGCCCGCCTGCGCGAGCTTTCGCGCCAAGGCCGGCCCTAG
- a CDS encoding sulfite exporter TauE/SafE family protein, with the protein MRTKLVPMIALLAATLLWLSPAVLAQEQAAQPAAQAAAAPAGDAGYYSEGMSTHVREAIDKSLADPATAEKFKQAVTPGAEPGYLGIPGAPSVSWIWALLWAVWVGWIFSTVGAFGGIMAGVGHITIFGFGEYASKFGKGAPVNAMVTDSIRVSNQWLAGLSALIGSFKYYRMGRLVAPLGICMAVGAVGGSWLIPAATAGRVSLKDYVGYFGLCVLLLGVLLLRDLTAKGQARQKKAKEAASAFEKKVAEGGDTTEQGVKVVEGSWPLMMVAMLVVLASAVIYKFMGPGKGVAPWTDVWFWACTALACVGGLLTVFVGKVRFTFFGVEFGFKAWLPMLGGAVIAALSSFLGVGGGFLYVPFLTTLAGLPMFLVAGTSSLVVLVGMIVSIFSYMFGKGVVVEWGLIGAELVGVFIGSMVGPATSKFISDKVLRLIFIVLAFYVGLGYTLKGLFGMSLPPF; encoded by the coding sequence ATGAGGACGAAGCTGGTCCCGATGATCGCGCTGTTGGCGGCGACCCTGCTTTGGCTGTCACCGGCGGTTCTGGCCCAGGAGCAGGCCGCCCAGCCGGCGGCCCAGGCGGCGGCCGCGCCGGCTGGCGACGCTGGCTATTACAGCGAGGGCATGTCCACGCACGTGCGCGAGGCCATCGACAAGAGCCTGGCCGATCCGGCCACGGCCGAGAAATTCAAGCAGGCCGTCACGCCCGGGGCCGAGCCCGGCTATCTGGGCATCCCCGGCGCGCCGTCGGTGAGCTGGATCTGGGCGCTGCTGTGGGCCGTCTGGGTGGGCTGGATCTTCTCGACGGTGGGCGCTTTCGGCGGCATCATGGCCGGCGTGGGCCACATCACCATCTTTGGCTTTGGCGAATACGCCTCCAAGTTTGGCAAGGGCGCGCCGGTCAACGCCATGGTCACCGATTCGATCCGCGTGTCCAACCAGTGGCTGGCTGGCCTTTCGGCGCTGATCGGCTCGTTCAAGTACTACCGCATGGGCCGGCTGGTGGCCCCGCTGGGCATCTGCATGGCCGTGGGCGCGGTGGGCGGCTCGTGGCTGATTCCGGCGGCCACGGCGGGCCGGGTCAGCCTGAAGGACTACGTGGGTTACTTCGGCCTGTGCGTGCTGCTGCTGGGCGTGCTGCTGCTGCGTGACCTGACGGCCAAGGGCCAGGCGCGCCAGAAAAAGGCCAAGGAGGCGGCCAGCGCTTTCGAAAAGAAAGTGGCCGAGGGCGGCGACACCACCGAGCAGGGCGTCAAGGTCGTCGAGGGCAGTTGGCCGTTGATGATGGTGGCCATGCTGGTGGTTTTGGCCAGCGCCGTCATCTACAAGTTCATGGGCCCGGGCAAGGGCGTGGCGCCCTGGACCGACGTCTGGTTCTGGGCCTGCACGGCCTTGGCCTGCGTGGGCGGGCTGCTGACGGTTTTCGTGGGCAAGGTGCGCTTCACGTTCTTCGGCGTGGAGTTTGGCTTCAAGGCCTGGCTGCCGATGCTGGGCGGCGCGGTGATCGCGGCGCTGTCGTCGTTCCTGGGCGTGGGCGGCGGTTTCCTTTACGTGCCGTTTTTGACCACCCTGGCGGGGCTGCCGATGTTTTTGGTGGCCGGCACCAGCAGCCTGGTGGTGCTTGTTGGCATGATCGTCAGTATTTTCAGCTATATGTTCGGCAAGGGCGTGGTGGTTGAATGGGGCTTGATCGGCGCGGAGTTGGTGGGCGTGTTCATTGGCTCGATGGTCGGGCCGGCCACGTCCAAGTTCATCTCCGACAAGGTCTTGCGCCTGATCTTCATTGTGCTGGCCTTCTACGTGGGCTTGGGCTATACGCTCAAGGGCTTGTTTGGGATGTCGTTGCCGCCGTTCTGA
- the era gene encoding GTPase Era, with the protein MNSGFVAIVGPPNAGKSTFLNHVLGFKLAITSDKPQTTRHRLLGVCNREESQIVFLDTPGLHKPMRALNKLMVRTAMAALQDVEAVLFMVEASAKGLAEGQRVAGMLAEAKKPVVVALNKIDLVRDKAALLPMLERVAGWAEWAAIVPLSAAKGDGAAAVLRELAGLLPQGPAIFPEDMITDLSERFLVSELIREKVFALTNQELPYSTAVTIDEFIEPQNQRGVVAITATIHVERQGQKGILIGKGGGMLKKIGASARLDIETMLGQKVYLDLFVRVEPKWSSQAHGLRKLGYEE; encoded by the coding sequence ATGAATAGCGGTTTCGTGGCCATCGTGGGCCCGCCCAACGCGGGCAAAAGCACGTTTCTGAACCATGTGCTGGGCTTCAAGCTGGCCATCACCAGCGACAAGCCCCAGACCACGCGCCATCGTCTGTTGGGCGTGTGCAACCGCGAGGAGTCACAGATAGTTTTTCTGGACACCCCCGGCCTGCACAAGCCCATGCGCGCCCTCAACAAGCTGATGGTGCGCACGGCCATGGCCGCCCTGCAAGACGTGGAGGCGGTGCTGTTCATGGTCGAGGCCTCGGCCAAGGGCCTGGCCGAGGGCCAGCGCGTGGCCGGCATGCTGGCCGAGGCCAAAAAGCCGGTGGTGGTGGCCCTGAACAAGATCGACCTGGTGCGCGACAAGGCCGCGCTGCTGCCCATGCTCGAGCGCGTGGCCGGCTGGGCCGAGTGGGCGGCCATCGTGCCCCTGAGCGCGGCCAAGGGCGACGGCGCGGCGGCGGTGCTGCGCGAGCTGGCCGGGCTGCTGCCCCAGGGCCCGGCCATCTTTCCCGAAGACATGATCACCGACCTCAGCGAGCGTTTTTTGGTCTCGGAGCTGATCCGCGAAAAGGTCTTCGCCCTGACCAACCAAGAGCTGCCCTACAGCACGGCGGTGACCATCGACGAATTCATCGAGCCGCAAAACCAGCGCGGCGTGGTGGCCATCACCGCCACCATCCACGTGGAGCGCCAGGGGCAAAAGGGCATTCTGATCGGCAAGGGCGGCGGCATGCTGAAAAAGATCGGCGCGTCGGCCCGGCTGGACATCGAGACGATGCTGGGCCAAAAAGTCTATCTGGACTTGTTCGTGCGGGTCGAGCCAAAATGGTCCAGCCAGGCCCATGGCCTGCGCAAACTGGGTTACGAGGAATAG
- a CDS encoding MFS transporter, with product MQDETAKNGRAPLADGNFRILMAVTFFAVIGVSSLTPALPLVMEAWSVHPAHIGWAVTAFALGGALGAPVSGVLADRLGRRRVLAPALLIFALGGAACGLAQSFQQLLALRFVQGLGAGPLNTLTFTMAGDAYEGRARVLAMGLLGMAISVGSATASIFGGLTALAGWRWVFVMPLLALGCWWLVQYRFDGPEPQKSADGLGRYLGRVLGLVASRPMAGLLAADFCVFALLFGAFFTYGPLMLHQRLAAAPHVIGLAMTVVTVFIGLASALVGRLTAWWGSRALIVAGFGLYGLAMFIMSWAASIWPLALALACLGLGHGLLLPSVLELLTALSPPQLRAALMSVNSLTMRLGQTVAPVGFGLLLTVGGLREVFWAGAALAVGAIVVVAACLGRAAGGEDGA from the coding sequence TTGCAAGACGAAACGGCAAAAAACGGCCGCGCCCCACTGGCCGACGGCAACTTTCGCATCCTGATGGCGGTGACGTTTTTCGCGGTGATCGGCGTAAGCTCGTTGACGCCGGCCCTGCCGCTGGTGATGGAGGCGTGGTCGGTGCATCCGGCCCACATCGGCTGGGCGGTGACGGCCTTTGCCCTGGGCGGGGCCCTGGGCGCGCCGGTCTCCGGCGTGCTGGCCGACCGCCTGGGCCGCCGGCGGGTGCTGGCCCCGGCGCTGTTGATCTTTGCCCTGGGCGGGGCGGCCTGTGGCCTGGCCCAGAGCTTTCAGCAGCTTTTGGCCCTGCGTTTCGTGCAGGGCCTGGGCGCGGGGCCCCTCAACACGCTGACCTTCACCATGGCCGGCGACGCCTACGAAGGCCGCGCGCGGGTGCTGGCCATGGGCCTTTTGGGCATGGCGATCAGCGTGGGTTCGGCCACGGCCAGCATTTTCGGCGGCCTGACGGCCCTGGCCGGCTGGCGCTGGGTCTTTGTGATGCCGCTGTTGGCGCTGGGCTGCTGGTGGCTGGTGCAATATCGCTTTGACGGGCCCGAGCCCCAGAAATCGGCCGACGGCCTGGGCCGTTATCTGGGGCGCGTGCTGGGGCTGGTGGCCTCGCGGCCGATGGCCGGGCTGCTGGCGGCGGATTTTTGCGTGTTCGCGCTGCTGTTCGGCGCGTTTTTCACCTATGGCCCGCTGATGCTGCACCAGCGCCTGGCCGCCGCGCCCCACGTCATCGGCCTGGCCATGACCGTGGTCACGGTTTTCATCGGTCTGGCCTCGGCGCTGGTGGGCCGGCTGACGGCGTGGTGGGGCTCGCGGGCGCTGATCGTCGCGGGCTTTGGGCTCTATGGCCTGGCCATGTTCATCATGTCCTGGGCCGCGTCCATCTGGCCGCTGGCGCTGGCGCTGGCCTGCCTGGGCCTGGGCCACGGCCTGCTGCTGCCCAGCGTGCTGGAGCTTTTGACCGCGCTTTCGCCGCCGCAACTGCGCGCCGCGCTGATGAGCGTCAACTCCTTGACCATGCGCCTGGGCCAGACCGTGGCCCCGGTGGGCTTTGGCCTGCTGCTGACCGTGGGCGGTCTGCGCGAGGTCTTCTGGGCCGGAGCGGCGCTGGCCGTTGGGGCCATTGTCGTTGTCGCGGCGTGCCTGGGCCGGGCCGCCGGCGGCGAGGATGGGGCCTAG
- a CDS encoding pyridoxal-phosphate-dependent aminotransferase family protein gives MKKVSLLAPGPTPVPSRTLLAMAQPLIHHRSADFLEIFGKVRQGLKKVFQTENEVLTFCSSGTGAMESSVANLLSPGDKAIAIRGGKFGERWTEILKAYGCQPVNLDVPWGQAVKPADVAKLLADDPSIKAVYVQALETSTGVAHPIEELAKVTAKTDAVLVVDAVSALLAYDIPVDKWGLDVVISGSQKAMMLPPGLGFVSIGPKALKLMESSKLPKFYFSWAKELKNQTQNKGAFTSPVTLFMGLLDIFDYIDELGMQNIFAETGLKSKAFKAAMAALGLTLYSKECPSQALTAVEAPAGVDAQAVVKWLKEKYGIFIAGGQDQAKGKIFRVAHMGHISEFDTLQGISAIEMALAGLGYKFEMGAGVAAAQKVFGEAI, from the coding sequence ATGAAAAAGGTCTCTTTGTTGGCTCCCGGCCCCACGCCGGTGCCTTCGCGCACCCTGTTGGCCATGGCCCAACCCCTGATCCACCACCGTTCGGCGGATTTCCTGGAGATCTTCGGTAAGGTGCGCCAGGGCCTGAAGAAGGTTTTCCAGACCGAAAACGAGGTTCTGACCTTCTGCTCCAGCGGCACCGGCGCCATGGAGAGCAGCGTGGCCAACCTGCTTTCGCCCGGCGATAAGGCCATCGCCATCCGCGGCGGCAAGTTCGGCGAGCGCTGGACCGAGATTCTCAAGGCCTACGGTTGTCAGCCGGTCAACCTGGACGTGCCCTGGGGCCAGGCGGTCAAGCCCGCCGACGTGGCCAAGCTGCTGGCCGACGACCCGAGCATCAAGGCCGTCTACGTCCAGGCCCTGGAGACCTCCACCGGCGTGGCCCACCCCATCGAGGAGTTGGCCAAGGTCACCGCCAAGACCGACGCCGTGCTGGTCGTCGACGCCGTCAGCGCCCTGCTGGCCTACGACATCCCCGTGGACAAATGGGGCCTGGACGTGGTGATCAGCGGCTCGCAAAAGGCCATGATGCTGCCGCCGGGGCTGGGTTTTGTCTCCATCGGCCCCAAGGCCCTCAAGCTCATGGAAAGCTCCAAGCTGCCCAAGTTCTATTTCTCGTGGGCCAAGGAGCTCAAGAACCAGACCCAGAACAAGGGCGCTTTCACCTCGCCGGTGACGCTGTTCATGGGCCTTCTGGATATCTTCGACTATATCGATGAGCTTGGCATGCAAAACATCTTTGCCGAGACCGGGCTCAAGTCCAAGGCCTTCAAGGCCGCCATGGCCGCCCTGGGCCTGACGCTCTACTCCAAGGAGTGCCCCAGCCAAGCCCTGACCGCCGTGGAGGCCCCGGCCGGCGTCGACGCCCAGGCCGTGGTCAAGTGGCTCAAGGAAAAATACGGCATCTTCATCGCCGGCGGCCAGGATCAAGCCAAGGGCAAGATCTTCCGCGTGGCTCACATGGGTCATATCAGCGAGTTCGACACCCTCCAGGGCATCAGCGCCATCGAGATGGCCCTGGCCGGCCTTGGCTACAAGTTTGAAATGGGCGCTGGCGTGGCCGCGGCCCAGAAGGTCTTTGGGGAGGCGATCTAA
- the lipB gene encoding lipoyl(octanoyl) transferase LipB: MNDNDNNIERLDWGVRDYLRALEAMRQRHAARAAGQVADAIICVEHPKVFTLGKRGGREHILLDDEELARQGFSVYHVERGGDVTYHGPGQAVIYPVIDLRARRMGVRALVEAVAGAICQVTAEYGLTAAWDDERPGVWTHGRKIAAVGLAIPQRVSMHGLAFNVCPDLGHYRLIEACGLSAESTSLCQELGRPVSVTEVHDRLFAALCRQLALAAGSLGAHD, from the coding sequence ATGAACGATAACGATAATAATATAGAACGCCTGGACTGGGGCGTGCGCGACTATCTGCGCGCCCTGGAGGCCATGCGTCAGCGCCACGCCGCCCGGGCGGCGGGGCAGGTGGCCGACGCCATCATCTGCGTCGAGCACCCCAAGGTCTTCACCCTGGGCAAACGCGGCGGCCGCGAGCATATCCTGCTGGACGACGAGGAACTGGCCCGGCAGGGCTTTTCGGTCTATCACGTCGAGCGCGGCGGCGACGTGACCTACCACGGCCCGGGCCAGGCGGTGATCTATCCGGTGATCGACCTGCGGGCGCGGCGCATGGGCGTGCGGGCGCTGGTGGAGGCGGTGGCCGGGGCCATCTGTCAGGTCACGGCCGAATACGGCCTGACGGCGGCCTGGGACGACGAACGCCCCGGCGTGTGGACCCATGGCCGCAAGATCGCCGCCGTGGGCCTGGCCATCCCCCAGCGGGTGAGCATGCACGGCCTGGCCTTCAACGTCTGTCCCGATCTGGGCCACTATCGGCTGATCGAGGCCTGCGGGCTTTCGGCCGAGTCCACCAGCCTTTGCCAGGAACTGGGCCGGCCGGTGAGCGTGACCGAGGTCCACGATCGCCTCTTCGCGGCGCTTTGCCGGCAGTTGGCGCTGGCCGCGGGCTCGCTGGGTGCCCACGATTAA
- a CDS encoding glycosyltransferase family 4 protein: MDKLRIIHTEWSNGWGGQEIRVLSECLGMAGRGHWVGLAGCPEGKLGQRAREAGLAFFPLAMAGPWDARAMLGLGRLLAAQRVDVLHTHSSVDSWVGGLVARLRGVVCLRTRHLSVPVNTNPLNVVYRLPQAVITTGESIRRHLIDDYGLAAERVVSIPTGVDTARFAPRPPEAALAAELGLDLARPVVAIVAVLRSWKRHDLFCQMAASLKGSRPDVQFLIVGDGPGWQRVNGYLDDMGLRGAVIMTGHRADVERILPLCTVCVLCSDAAEGVPQAVLQQMAAERAVAASDAGDVGQVVIDGQTGLLYPAGDLAALERAVGRLLGDAELRQRLGRAGRQLVQQRHSMERMLDQTEAIYAKALAWRAGARP; encoded by the coding sequence ATGGATAAGCTGCGCATCATACATACCGAATGGTCCAACGGCTGGGGCGGTCAGGAGATTCGCGTTTTGAGCGAATGCCTGGGCATGGCCGGCCGCGGGCACTGGGTCGGCCTGGCCGGCTGCCCCGAGGGCAAGCTGGGCCAACGGGCCCGCGAGGCCGGGCTGGCGTTTTTTCCCCTGGCCATGGCCGGGCCCTGGGACGCACGGGCCATGCTGGGCCTGGGCCGGCTGCTGGCCGCGCAACGGGTCGACGTGCTGCACACCCACTCGTCGGTCGATTCGTGGGTCGGCGGACTGGTCGCCCGGCTGCGCGGCGTGGTTTGCCTGCGCACCAGGCACCTGAGCGTGCCGGTGAACACCAATCCCCTCAACGTGGTCTACCGCCTGCCCCAGGCCGTGATCACCACCGGCGAGAGCATCCGCCGCCACCTGATCGACGACTACGGCCTGGCCGCCGAGCGGGTCGTCTCCATCCCCACCGGCGTGGACACCGCCCGCTTCGCGCCCCGACCGCCCGAGGCGGCCCTGGCCGCCGAACTGGGCCTGGACCTGGCCCGGCCGGTGGTGGCCATCGTGGCGGTGCTGCGCAGTTGGAAACGCCACGATCTGTTTTGCCAGATGGCGGCCAGCCTGAAAGGCTCCCGGCCCGACGTTCAATTTTTGATCGTCGGCGACGGACCCGGCTGGCAACGCGTCAACGGCTATCTGGACGACATGGGCCTGCGCGGCGCGGTGATCATGACCGGCCACCGCGCCGATGTCGAGCGCATCCTGCCGCTGTGCACGGTCTGCGTGCTGTGCAGCGACGCCGCCGAGGGCGTGCCCCAGGCCGTGTTGCAGCAAATGGCCGCCGAGCGCGCCGTGGCCGCATCCGACGCCGGCGACGTGGGCCAGGTGGTCATCGATGGTCAGACCGGCCTGCTCTACCCCGCCGGCGACCTGGCCGCCCTGGAGCGGGCCGTCGGCCGCCTGCTGGGCGACGCCGAGCTGCGCCAGCGCCTGGGCCGGGCCGGCCGCCAGTTGGTGCAACAGCGCCACTCGATGGAGCGCATGCTCGACCAGACCGAAGCGATCTACGCCAAGGCCCTGGCCTGGCGCGCCGGAGCACGGCCATGA
- a CDS encoding acetyl-CoA hydrolase/transferase family protein produces MYQAEYAKKLVSAQQAAARVQDGWTLIHGLTMAEPPAILGAIAQRLREGALQRLRVYSLLPLAVAGGTILDPLLCDRVEALTWFVGGGDRGLVDVGLNYFVPNHFHQVPRLIEEFTDVDVFVTTVSPMDKAGYFSFGTSNDYSTTAARRARLTILEVNRHMPRVFGQSQMHVSEVGLLVENHQPIAPMPHSPNKPEDAVIGQKVAELIPHEATLQLGVGALPNAVADYLGDHKDLGIHTEVLGPGMIKLIKAGVVSGAKKTLHPRKHVFTVAQGDDEMLAFMDDNPAMESYPVSYVNRPAVIARNRRMISVNTVIEVDLTGQCNAESLAGHQFSGAGGQLDFVRGAFDAPEGKSILAFRATAKGGAVSKIVGRLEPGAPVTTPRTDVHWLVTEFGAVNLKGMATSRRALAIIDLAHPDFRDDLRRQAEDLRLI; encoded by the coding sequence GTGTATCAGGCTGAATATGCCAAGAAACTGGTTTCGGCCCAACAGGCGGCCGCCCGCGTCCAGGATGGCTGGACGCTGATCCACGGCCTGACCATGGCCGAACCGCCGGCCATCCTGGGGGCCATCGCCCAACGTCTGCGCGAGGGCGCGCTTCAGCGCCTGCGGGTCTATTCGCTGCTGCCCCTGGCCGTGGCCGGCGGCACGATCCTCGACCCGCTGCTGTGCGACCGGGTGGAGGCCCTCACGTGGTTCGTGGGCGGCGGCGATCGCGGCCTGGTGGACGTGGGGCTCAATTATTTCGTGCCCAACCATTTTCATCAGGTGCCCCGGCTGATCGAGGAGTTCACCGACGTGGACGTCTTTGTCACCACTGTTTCGCCCATGGACAAGGCCGGCTATTTCAGTTTTGGCACGTCCAACGATTACTCCACCACCGCCGCGCGGCGGGCCCGGCTGACCATCCTGGAGGTCAACCGCCATATGCCCCGCGTCTTTGGCCAGAGCCAGATGCATGTCTCGGAGGTGGGCCTGCTGGTCGAAAACCACCAGCCCATCGCGCCCATGCCCCATTCGCCCAACAAGCCCGAGGACGCCGTCATCGGCCAAAAGGTGGCCGAGTTGATCCCCCATGAAGCCACGCTGCAACTGGGCGTGGGGGCCCTGCCCAACGCCGTGGCCGATTATCTCGGCGATCACAAGGACTTGGGCATCCACACCGAGGTGCTGGGGCCGGGCATGATCAAGCTGATCAAGGCCGGCGTGGTCAGCGGGGCCAAAAAGACCCTGCATCCGCGCAAGCACGTTTTCACCGTGGCCCAGGGCGACGACGAGATGCTGGCCTTCATGGACGACAACCCGGCCATGGAGTCCTACCCGGTCTCCTACGTCAACCGGCCCGCGGTCATCGCCCGCAATCGGCGCATGATCAGCGTCAACACCGTCATCGAGGTCGATCTGACCGGCCAGTGCAACGCCGAATCGCTGGCCGGCCACCAGTTCAGCGGGGCCGGCGGCCAGCTCGATTTCGTGCGCGGGGCCTTTGACGCGCCCGAGGGCAAGTCGATCCTGGCCTTTCGCGCCACGGCCAAGGGCGGGGCGGTCTCCAAGATCGTCGGCCGGCTGGAGCCCGGCGCGCCGGTGACCACCCCGCGCACCGACGTGCACTGGCTGGTCACCGAGTTCGGCGCGGTCAACCTCAAGGGCATGGCCACCTCTCGTCGGGCGTTGGCGATCATCGACCTGGCCCACCCGGATTTCCGCGACGATCTGCGCCGCCAGGCCGAGGATCTGCGCCTGATCTGA
- the rnc gene encoding ribonuclease III, with the protein MDQTRLDMLKQLADQVGHGFSDWTALDEALRHSSFVHENPQRGPSNERLEFLGDAVLELVVTQELFLRFDQASEGQLSRARSSVVNEARLAEAARQIDLGPCILLGKGEQGQGGQEKTSILADALEAVLAAVYLDGGLEAARDCVLALLGPLDERVIDRAPRRDYKTMLQERVQEDLRLTPRYRTIDESGPDHDKTFSVSIEINDRQLAMGAGKSKKEAEQNAARRGLTNWNADDFR; encoded by the coding sequence ATGGATCAAACACGGTTGGATATGCTCAAACAACTGGCCGACCAAGTGGGTCATGGTTTTTCCGATTGGACCGCCCTGGACGAGGCCTTGCGGCATTCGTCGTTTGTCCACGAAAACCCCCAGCGCGGCCCCAGCAACGAGCGCCTGGAGTTTCTGGGCGACGCCGTGCTGGAGCTGGTGGTGACCCAGGAGCTTTTCCTGCGCTTCGATCAGGCCAGCGAGGGCCAGCTCAGCCGGGCCCGCTCCAGCGTGGTCAACGAGGCGCGCCTGGCCGAGGCCGCCCGCCAGATCGACCTGGGCCCCTGCATCTTGCTGGGCAAGGGCGAGCAAGGCCAGGGCGGCCAGGAAAAGACGTCGATCCTGGCCGACGCGCTGGAGGCCGTTCTGGCGGCGGTGTATCTCGACGGCGGCCTGGAGGCGGCGCGCGACTGCGTGCTGGCGCTGCTGGGCCCGCTGGATGAGCGCGTCATCGACCGGGCCCCGCGCCGCGACTACAAGACCATGCTCCAGGAGCGCGTGCAGGAGGATCTGCGCCTGACGCCGCGCTATCGCACCATCGACGAAAGCGGCCCCGATCACGACAAGACGTTTTCGGTCAGCATCGAGATAAACGATCGCCAATTGGCCATGGGCGCGGGAAAATCCAAAAAAGAGGCCGAACAGAACGCGGCCCGGCGGGGCCTGACCAATTGGAACGCCGACGATTTTCGCTGA